In Paenibacillus sonchi, a single genomic region encodes these proteins:
- a CDS encoding LysR family transcriptional regulator produces MNIHALRLFYYVAETGSVTKAAARLNISQPAVTSQIKKFEKDLGLPLFNPSGRGVSLTPFGIELAKQAGNFFTYEEQIDEFVEDYRHGRKGKLRIAATYLPANFLVPGWAARFKAGCPEIEMEITTTNSQQAFEQLKRHEADVAFYGGGAQDRPEDIDWLELFEDELWFVVSPSHPYAGRTVSLQEMMLEPFIMREEGSSTRARLVSLCVTYGLKPPQVTLQFSGLGEAIRSVMAGYGANFISSLAVREYVEQKRLSRVQVEGIQLSNHIAICTRSHESVPPALQQFIDICRSFPPEL; encoded by the coding sequence ATTAACATCCATGCCCTGAGACTGTTTTATTATGTGGCCGAGACCGGGAGCGTTACGAAGGCGGCAGCCCGGCTGAATATCAGTCAGCCGGCAGTGACCAGCCAGATTAAGAAATTCGAGAAGGATCTGGGCCTGCCCCTGTTCAATCCCAGCGGACGAGGAGTCTCGCTTACCCCCTTTGGGATAGAGCTGGCTAAGCAGGCCGGCAATTTCTTCACCTACGAGGAACAAATTGATGAATTTGTAGAGGACTACCGCCACGGCCGGAAAGGCAAGCTCCGCATTGCCGCCACTTATCTTCCGGCAAATTTCCTGGTTCCCGGCTGGGCTGCGAGGTTCAAAGCCGGCTGTCCGGAGATTGAAATGGAGATTACAACAACTAATTCCCAGCAGGCTTTTGAACAACTGAAGCGCCATGAAGCCGACGTCGCCTTCTATGGAGGGGGAGCACAGGACAGGCCGGAGGATATCGATTGGCTGGAGCTTTTTGAGGATGAGCTGTGGTTCGTGGTGTCCCCTTCCCATCCCTACGCAGGCCGTACTGTGTCATTACAGGAGATGATGCTGGAGCCGTTCATTATGCGGGAGGAAGGCAGCTCAACCCGGGCACGTCTTGTCTCGCTGTGTGTTACCTATGGTCTGAAGCCGCCGCAGGTTACTTTGCAGTTCAGCGGTCTGGGCGAAGCCATCCGTTCGGTCATGGCCGGATACGGTGCCAACTTTATCTCTTCTCTGGCTGTGCGGGAATATGTGGAACAGAAGCGGCTGTCCCGGGTGCAGGTAGAAGGCATTCAGCTAAGCAATCATATTGCCATCTGCACACGAAGCCATGAATCCGTGCCTCCAGCTCTGCAGCAATTCATTGACATCTGCCGCAGCTTTCCGCCTGAATTGTAG
- a CDS encoding O-methyltransferase, translated as MGEMNTWSEVDGYFNSRLLPADPVLDTVLDANAGAGLPAVDVAPNQGKLLYLLAKMKGAANILEIGTLGGYSTIWLALALPEAGRLVSLEYEHKHVVVAEDNLRLAGLADKTEVIEGPALESLAALEARGAAPFDFIFIDADKPNNPHYLKWALKLACPGSVIVADNVVRGGEVVQADSKDDRVQGIRQFIDLLAAEPRVEATALQTVGSKGYDGFVLGMVTA; from the coding sequence ATGGGAGAAATGAACACATGGAGCGAGGTTGACGGATATTTCAACAGCAGGCTGCTGCCAGCCGATCCGGTGCTGGATACTGTGCTGGATGCGAATGCAGGGGCCGGATTGCCGGCGGTTGATGTTGCCCCGAATCAGGGGAAGCTGCTGTATCTCCTGGCCAAGATGAAAGGGGCGGCAAATATTCTGGAGATTGGCACACTGGGAGGCTACAGCACCATCTGGCTGGCCCTGGCCTTGCCGGAAGCAGGCAGACTGGTTTCACTCGAATACGAGCATAAGCATGTCGTGGTGGCGGAGGATAATCTGAGACTGGCAGGATTAGCCGATAAAACAGAGGTCATTGAAGGGCCGGCGCTGGAGTCTCTGGCAGCGCTGGAAGCGCGGGGGGCTGCGCCTTTTGACTTTATTTTTATCGATGCCGATAAGCCCAATAATCCGCACTACCTGAAGTGGGCGCTGAAGCTGGCCTGTCCGGGATCGGTCATAGTAGCGGACAATGTTGTACGCGGCGGTGAGGTGGTTCAGGCCGACAGCAAGGATGACCGGGTGCAGGGCATTCGTCAGTTTATAGACCTGCTGGCAGCCGAACCGCGGGTAGAGGCAACAGCACTACAGACCGTAGGCAGCAAAGGATATGATGGATTTGTTCTGGGAATGGTCACAGCATAA
- a CDS encoding aspartyl-phosphate phosphatase Spo0E family protein — MNKLEAIQRCIEAERRKLNEMETTYGLLHPKVIRQSMKLDTLINEYTKEESLRSDPFES; from the coding sequence ATGAACAAGCTTGAAGCCATTCAGCGGTGCATCGAGGCAGAACGCAGGAAGCTGAATGAGATGGAAACAACCTATGGGCTGCTGCATCCGAAAGTGATCAGGCAATCCATGAAGCTGGACACATTAATTAATGAGTATACCAAGGAAGAATCGCTACGCTCGGATCCCTTCGAAAGCTAA
- a CDS encoding TetR/AcrR family transcriptional regulator, with translation MDKKRGRPRNNEAEAAILAASYDLLLETGFGAVTVEKIAERAKVSKATIYKWWPNKAAVVIDGYLSAATARLPVPDTGSVKEDIRIHATNLAAFLYSREGKVITEMIGEGQFDAGLAEAYRTRFFAPRRQEARQLLERGVMRGELKKDLDVNCSIDLMYGPIFYRLLITGDTLNGEFVEKLLALAFEGIRA, from the coding sequence ATGGATAAAAAAAGAGGACGGCCGCGCAATAATGAGGCCGAGGCTGCCATTCTTGCGGCATCCTATGACTTGCTGCTGGAGACGGGATTCGGCGCCGTGACGGTAGAGAAAATTGCGGAACGGGCAAAAGTCAGCAAAGCCACGATCTATAAATGGTGGCCCAATAAAGCGGCTGTGGTGATTGACGGGTATCTGTCTGCCGCTACCGCCCGGCTTCCTGTGCCGGATACGGGTTCCGTTAAGGAGGATATTAGAATCCATGCTACGAACCTGGCCGCTTTTCTGTACAGCCGTGAAGGAAAGGTCATTACGGAGATGATCGGAGAAGGACAATTCGATGCCGGCCTTGCCGAGGCTTACCGGACGAGATTCTTCGCACCGCGCCGTCAGGAAGCCAGACAACTGCTGGAGCGCGGGGTAATGCGGGGGGAACTGAAAAAGGATCTGGATGTAAATTGCAGTATTGATCTTATGTATGGACCGATATTCTACCGGCTGCTGATTACAGGAGACACACTCAATGGAGAATTTGTAGAAAAGCTGTTGGCATTAGCTTTCGAAGGGATCCGAGCGTAG
- a CDS encoding sigma-70 family RNA polymerase sigma factor yields MDTDKLFTTVFETYYSRIFNYIAYRVSCHYTAEDLTSQVFEKTWSKLHSYSPEKAPFEVWLFAIARNVVNDYYRSRKRNRLFSLDAIRELVSSRQAPEEHMLEGERSGRLNLALDTLSAKERNIVALKFGADLKNKEIASLTGMTESNVGVILYRCMRKLKSEIGSVDQL; encoded by the coding sequence GTGGATACAGACAAGCTGTTCACAACGGTCTTTGAAACCTATTATTCAAGAATATTCAATTATATTGCTTACCGTGTCAGCTGCCACTATACGGCGGAGGATTTGACCAGCCAGGTCTTCGAAAAGACATGGTCCAAGCTGCATAGCTACTCCCCGGAAAAAGCACCGTTTGAGGTGTGGCTGTTCGCCATCGCCAGAAATGTAGTGAATGATTATTACAGAAGCCGGAAGCGGAACCGTCTGTTTTCTCTGGATGCCATCCGGGAACTGGTGTCAAGCAGACAAGCCCCGGAGGAGCACATGCTGGAGGGGGAACGCAGCGGAAGGCTAAATCTTGCGCTGGATACACTGTCAGCCAAAGAGCGGAATATCGTGGCGCTGAAATTCGGCGCTGATCTGAAGAACAAGGAAATTGCCAGCCTCACCGGAATGACTGAAAGCAACGTCGGCGTCATTCTATACCGCTGCATGAGAAAATTGAAATCTGAAATAGGGAGCGTGGACCAGCTGTGA
- a CDS encoding DUF4367 domain-containing protein — MKTKKTVQKFSRDVDAGLHHLEPAQWKGSPEYLELLELSRVLAGQDFSEASHKQAVLGRVRNKTYNQQEEKIMKMNAKLRRPVIILASLLVAGVLSISIVKPSFAQELLDRALNKINLGNIIASQMDPDETQSFPEAWKGKLYDKNGNKIEDNTKKLGEVYNAEGEQIVNFDGDKLITKSEQEQRDKEAEANRLIVKDPAELDRYALFTVKLPKYLPEGFAFDHGEFSKGEQGVNGKYLDLIFTSEKIGQKLSMQFRYSDEETAYEMSTSGKMEKVRVNGADAVMMDDRSLDWEADGVLYSVNTSGLDRSEVLKIAESIR; from the coding sequence GTGAAAACTAAAAAGACAGTGCAAAAGTTCTCCAGGGATGTTGACGCAGGTCTGCATCATCTGGAGCCCGCCCAGTGGAAAGGTTCTCCGGAGTACCTGGAGCTGCTGGAGCTGAGCAGAGTTCTGGCCGGACAGGATTTCAGCGAAGCCTCCCATAAGCAGGCTGTTCTCGGCAGAGTGAGGAACAAGACCTATAACCAGCAGGAGGAAAAAATAATGAAAATGAACGCTAAATTGAGACGCCCGGTCATAATCCTCGCTTCCCTATTAGTTGCAGGGGTGCTAAGTATAAGCATCGTTAAGCCATCCTTTGCCCAGGAGCTGCTGGACAGAGCGCTGAACAAGATCAATCTCGGCAACATTATTGCCAGCCAGATGGACCCTGACGAGACTCAATCGTTTCCTGAGGCGTGGAAGGGCAAGCTCTATGATAAAAACGGAAATAAGATTGAAGATAATACCAAGAAGCTGGGTGAAGTCTATAACGCCGAGGGAGAGCAGATCGTTAATTTTGATGGCGATAAGCTGATTACGAAGAGCGAGCAGGAGCAGCGCGACAAGGAAGCGGAGGCGAACCGGCTGATCGTGAAGGACCCGGCGGAACTGGATCGATACGCACTTTTTACTGTAAAGCTGCCGAAGTATCTACCTGAAGGGTTTGCTTTTGACCATGGGGAATTCAGCAAAGGGGAACAAGGTGTGAACGGCAAATACCTCGACCTGATATTCACCAGTGAAAAAATCGGCCAGAAGCTCTCCATGCAGTTTCGCTATTCTGACGAGGAAACAGCCTACGAAATGTCAACCAGCGGGAAGATGGAAAAAGTGCGGGTGAACGGCGCCGATGCTGTCATGATGGATGACAGAAGTCTGGATTGGGAGGCGGACGGCGTGTTGTATTCTGTGAACACCAGTGGCCTGGACCGGTCCGAGGTGCTGAAGATCGCTGAGTCGATCCGTTGA
- a CDS encoding methyl-accepting chemotaxis protein, with product MWKANKVSNKISNISLKVKLPILLSLLVAVVLMATSVTVYLFSSDLLLRKSKDEINANSDRIGEGLWTAMQLEEQISYVISVHNTFKELLELREQGTLSDQAFFSPDNPVFSKANNILQDSLQGGNDSLLVLDSQGTIVAGTNKESLGQSRVDREYFTEALKGKSFISDAIVSKSNNKLLLVFSQPVKSADGKVLGVLAMTVASDFFLDKLGNININAKGKIEVLSRGGIVLYNSSDPARIGQDVGDDPGIKTLLETRATDELEIQTTELGTEYLRINKIPKADLTISVIDSYDDIERPIQDMLMKILIVTVIALLVAIGFGLLLSRSITKPVVTLTSRFKTLATGDLTVTADGSYKSEFKDLADSFNTMVQQNKALITNMNDSITILKTSTHELEETSKQAARSVNETSVTSMGIAQAMELQSNDTEQIVNKFYGFSEKFAGMNDNAQAVRQRAEEITQVFHTSNQVVEGLIEISSKNEQEVQKISAITVKLQDSSNSISNITGAINQIAAQTNLLALNASIEAARAGEHGRGFAVVASEIRKLAEQSSRQSNEIYEIIQQNLAFVAENNDSVMEINQISAKQDELVGQTQTAFQTILDKITEITVQIQSMADEIAHMQKDKDEVLDSAQSLSATGEEVSASVEEVTATMMEQSSAVDQLAEMVGTIDQLSKSLAEAASTFRIE from the coding sequence ATGTGGAAAGCAAACAAAGTATCCAATAAAATAAGCAACATCTCTCTGAAGGTTAAGCTTCCTATTCTATTAAGCTTACTTGTGGCTGTAGTTCTCATGGCAACTTCAGTGACGGTCTATTTGTTTTCTTCGGACCTGCTGCTCCGCAAGAGCAAGGATGAAATTAATGCGAATAGTGACCGTATAGGCGAGGGACTGTGGACAGCGATGCAGCTTGAGGAACAAATCTCTTATGTCATTTCCGTGCATAATACCTTCAAAGAGCTGCTAGAGCTTAGAGAACAAGGAACATTATCGGATCAAGCGTTCTTTTCCCCGGACAATCCCGTTTTCAGTAAAGCGAACAACATCCTTCAGGATAGTCTGCAGGGAGGAAATGACTCCTTGCTTGTATTGGATTCACAAGGGACTATCGTCGCAGGAACCAATAAAGAGAGTTTGGGGCAATCCCGGGTTGACCGGGAGTATTTCACAGAAGCCTTAAAAGGAAAATCGTTTATCAGCGACGCTATTGTCTCCAAATCAAACAACAAACTGCTCCTGGTATTCTCCCAACCGGTCAAATCTGCCGACGGGAAAGTTCTGGGCGTCCTGGCCATGACAGTAGCCAGCGACTTCTTCCTCGATAAACTGGGCAACATTAATATTAATGCCAAAGGTAAAATTGAGGTTCTAAGCCGGGGCGGGATTGTATTATATAATTCCTCCGACCCGGCGCGTATTGGCCAGGATGTCGGTGATGATCCGGGGATCAAAACTTTACTGGAGACCCGGGCAACGGATGAGCTGGAAATCCAGACGACCGAACTGGGCACGGAATACCTGAGAATCAATAAAATTCCCAAGGCCGACCTTACTATATCTGTTATTGATTCCTACGACGATATTGAACGCCCCATTCAGGATATGTTAATGAAGATATTGATTGTAACCGTCATTGCCCTGCTGGTTGCCATTGGTTTCGGACTGCTGCTGTCCCGTTCCATTACCAAACCTGTGGTTACGCTGACCTCACGGTTCAAAACATTGGCTACGGGAGATTTGACGGTAACCGCAGACGGCAGCTATAAAAGTGAGTTCAAGGATCTGGCGGACAGCTTTAATACCATGGTCCAGCAAAATAAAGCGCTCATCACCAATATGAACGATTCGATTACCATACTTAAGACAAGCACCCATGAGCTGGAGGAGACCTCCAAACAGGCCGCCCGTTCTGTGAATGAAACCTCGGTAACCTCAATGGGAATAGCCCAGGCGATGGAGCTTCAATCCAATGATACTGAGCAAATCGTCAATAAGTTCTATGGGTTCAGTGAGAAATTTGCCGGAATGAATGATAACGCGCAAGCGGTCAGACAAAGAGCCGAAGAAATCACCCAGGTCTTCCATACCAGCAATCAGGTCGTCGAAGGGTTGATTGAGATCAGCAGCAAAAATGAACAGGAAGTCCAAAAAATCTCGGCCATCACCGTTAAGCTTCAGGATAGCTCCAACAGCATCAGCAATATTACGGGGGCCATTAATCAGATTGCCGCCCAGACCAATCTGCTTGCCCTTAATGCATCGATTGAAGCTGCAAGGGCCGGGGAACATGGAAGAGGTTTTGCCGTAGTAGCTTCCGAGATTCGCAAGCTCGCTGAGCAAAGCTCGAGGCAATCGAACGAAATTTATGAGATTATTCAACAAAACCTGGCGTTTGTCGCCGAAAATAATGATAGCGTAATGGAGATTAATCAGATTTCCGCAAAGCAGGATGAGCTCGTAGGACAAACCCAAACGGCCTTCCAGACCATTCTGGATAAAATCACAGAAATCACTGTGCAAATCCAATCAATGGCCGATGAAATTGCTCATATGCAAAAGGATAAGGACGAGGTTCTCGATTCAGCTCAAAGCCTGTCAGCTACCGGAGAAGAGGTTTCCGCATCGGTAGAGGAAGTTACCGCTACTATGATGGAGCAATCCTCCGCCGTTGACCAGCTGGCTGAGATGGTGGGAACCATAGACCAGCTCTCGAAAAGCCTGGCCGAAGCAGCCTCTACATTTCGGATAGAATAA
- a CDS encoding methyl-accepting chemotaxis protein — MNNETELGQLLESLKISLPLVQRLFPLDVMFALADSEKFIYYLPGTELDIRIQEGMPVPPSGGIRMALETGEDVSANIPKEIYGWPFKSTSMPIKDQNGAVAGVFTIGISLSNQETLSDAANALAVTSEQISSTSEEIAETASDLANTVGELKLLGQKVVEELQQTDEILEFIRKVADNSNLLGLNAAIEAAHAAEHGRGFGIVAQEIRKMSVSSASSAKDIAGILQTIKQNINQMEATLMDCLAQSERQAAATEEITASMQQMSASAVEIEKIARLI, encoded by the coding sequence ATGAACAATGAAACTGAGCTTGGACAATTACTGGAGTCTCTGAAAATATCACTGCCGCTGGTGCAGCGTCTATTTCCGCTGGATGTGATGTTCGCATTGGCGGATTCGGAAAAATTCATCTACTATCTGCCGGGAACAGAGCTGGATATCCGCATTCAAGAGGGGATGCCGGTTCCGCCAAGCGGGGGAATCCGCATGGCATTGGAAACGGGAGAGGACGTGAGTGCCAATATTCCGAAGGAAATCTACGGCTGGCCGTTCAAATCCACCTCTATGCCGATAAAGGATCAGAACGGAGCGGTAGCTGGTGTTTTTACCATAGGAATCAGCCTCAGCAACCAGGAAACGCTCAGCGATGCGGCGAATGCTCTGGCAGTGACCTCTGAACAAATCAGCTCGACCTCGGAAGAGATCGCGGAAACCGCCTCTGATCTGGCGAACACCGTAGGTGAGCTGAAGCTGCTGGGGCAGAAAGTGGTTGAGGAGCTGCAGCAGACGGATGAGATTCTGGAGTTCATCCGCAAGGTGGCGGATAATTCCAACCTGCTGGGGCTTAACGCGGCGATTGAAGCTGCCCATGCTGCGGAGCACGGGCGCGGCTTCGGCATCGTTGCGCAAGAGATCCGGAAGATGTCCGTATCCAGCGCCTCGTCCGCGAAGGATATCGCCGGCATTCTGCAGACGATCAAACAGAACATTAACCAGATGGAAGCAACACTGATGGATTGTCTGGCCCAGAGCGAACGCCAGGCCGCAGCGACAGAGGAGATTACCGCCTCGATGCAGCAGATGTCTGCTTCCGCCGTTGAGATTGAGAAGATCGCGCGGCTGATATGA
- a CDS encoding LolA family protein translates to MRRITWVLAIIMSVALVLAGCGKKDAASVVKDLNNVSDKLESKQGAYQGSGTMTLYTGEQPQEYKVEVWYKNPSYYRISLSNVQKDVTQIVLRNDEGVFVLTPSLGKSFRFQSDWPDNQGQVYLYQTLLRGIVSDNNRQFVEDGDNYVFEVAANYQSSALVRQKIWLAKKTYEPKQVQVSDSEAKVVVNVKFDSFKFDPEFTKDSFDMQKNMATGSAAESTLAEVDENGNPVAAPENARQEDQTAAAEPGDFGIIEPGYIPAGVQLKDSNKLEDSKDHSVLLRYDGTYQYTIIESRPLDRAVSLAPATLIDLGFTAGALTGDEQKTLTWMSDGVQYRITSANLPVSEMMQIAASMEEQSGK, encoded by the coding sequence ATGCGCCGGATAACATGGGTACTCGCGATCATTATGAGCGTGGCCCTGGTGCTCGCGGGATGCGGAAAGAAGGACGCCGCTTCCGTGGTCAAGGATTTGAACAATGTGTCTGACAAGCTGGAGAGCAAGCAGGGGGCTTACCAGGGTTCGGGCACGATGACGCTGTACACCGGCGAGCAGCCGCAGGAGTATAAGGTGGAGGTCTGGTACAAGAATCCTTCCTACTACCGGATCAGCCTGTCGAACGTCCAGAAGGATGTTACGCAAATCGTGCTGCGCAACGATGAGGGCGTATTCGTACTGACACCAAGCCTTGGCAAAAGCTTCCGCTTCCAGAGCGACTGGCCGGACAATCAAGGCCAGGTCTATCTGTACCAGACGCTGCTCCGGGGAATTGTCTCCGACAACAACCGCCAGTTTGTGGAGGATGGAGACAACTACGTGTTCGAGGTAGCCGCGAATTACCAGAGCAGCGCGCTGGTCCGCCAGAAAATCTGGCTGGCGAAGAAGACCTATGAGCCGAAGCAGGTGCAGGTCTCCGATTCGGAAGCCAAGGTTGTGGTGAACGTGAAGTTCGACAGCTTCAAGTTCGATCCGGAATTTACCAAGGATTCTTTTGATATGCAAAAGAATATGGCAACAGGCAGTGCTGCCGAAAGCACACTGGCGGAAGTGGATGAGAATGGCAATCCGGTCGCTGCACCGGAGAACGCCCGGCAGGAAGACCAGACGGCGGCCGCTGAACCCGGTGATTTCGGGATTATTGAACCGGGTTATATCCCAGCCGGTGTGCAGCTGAAAGATTCCAACAAACTTGAGGACAGCAAGGATCATTCCGTGCTTCTCCGCTATGATGGAACATACCAGTACACAATCATTGAGTCCCGGCCGCTGGACCGCGCTGTCTCACTGGCACCGGCAACCTTGATTGATCTCGGCTTCACCGCAGGGGCGCTGACCGGTGATGAGCAGAAGACACTGACCTGGATGAGCGATGGGGTGCAGTACCGGATCACCAGTGCAAATCTTCCTGTGAGCGAAATGATGCAGATTGCCGCTTCTATGGAGGAACAATCGGGTAAGTAA
- the alr gene encoding alanine racemase → MQASYRPTVAEINLDDLRANYEAFRKVLPAETKFMGCVKGNAYGHGAVEVTRELERLGADYVSVAFLDEALELRQAGILIPILVLGYTSPEGIPVAWKNHVTVTLFTPEVLEAVRQLPVDPEHRLKVHIKIDSGMGRLGLLPADAPDFIAEVHSVAQAELEGMFTHFAKADESNKSYTLMQYRRFMSVAETLRDRDIHIPIIHTGNSATAIDTPLLSSNMVRVGISLYGFYPSTEVNRELVALHPVMTLKTQAVYVKTLPPDWGISYGTRYFTDSEEIIATLPVGYADGYSRMLTGKAEVLIRGRRVPVVGTICMDQCMVTLKSFAEEAEQIKAGEEVVLIGRQGAVSITADELALHLGTIHYEVICMLAHRVPRVYVREGAAPNLVNPLLQT, encoded by the coding sequence GTGCAAGCAAGCTATCGACCTACAGTAGCCGAGATTAATCTCGATGATCTGCGTGCCAATTATGAGGCCTTCCGCAAGGTTCTTCCTGCGGAGACCAAGTTCATGGGATGCGTCAAAGGAAATGCGTACGGCCATGGAGCGGTGGAAGTGACCCGGGAGCTGGAACGGCTTGGAGCGGATTATGTAAGTGTTGCTTTTTTGGATGAGGCATTGGAGCTGCGTCAAGCGGGAATACTAATTCCTATTCTGGTGCTCGGCTACACCTCTCCGGAAGGAATACCCGTTGCCTGGAAGAACCATGTAACCGTAACACTGTTCACCCCGGAGGTGCTGGAGGCGGTAAGACAGCTTCCGGTTGACCCGGAGCACCGGCTGAAAGTGCACATCAAGATAGACAGCGGGATGGGTCGGCTGGGGCTTTTGCCGGCTGATGCCCCCGATTTTATCGCTGAAGTGCATTCTGTAGCGCAGGCGGAGCTGGAGGGGATGTTCACACATTTTGCCAAAGCAGACGAAAGCAACAAAAGCTATACACTGATGCAGTACCGACGGTTTATGAGCGTGGCCGAAACGCTTCGGGACAGAGACATTCACATCCCGATCATACATACGGGCAATAGCGCTACGGCCATTGATACACCTCTTCTATCCAGTAACATGGTGCGTGTAGGCATAAGCTTGTACGGTTTCTACCCCTCGACAGAGGTGAACCGCGAGCTGGTGGCTTTACACCCGGTAATGACGCTGAAGACGCAGGCGGTCTATGTCAAAACCCTGCCGCCCGATTGGGGCATCAGCTACGGCACCCGGTACTTCACAGACAGCGAGGAGATCATTGCGACGCTTCCGGTGGGGTACGCCGACGGATATTCCCGCATGCTAACAGGCAAAGCGGAGGTGCTAATACGCGGACGCCGCGTTCCTGTCGTCGGAACCATCTGCATGGACCAGTGTATGGTAACGCTCAAATCTTTCGCTGAAGAAGCGGAACAAATCAAAGCTGGCGAAGAGGTTGTACTCATCGGACGCCAGGGTGCCGTGTCCATCACGGCAGACGAACTGGCGCTCCATCTTGGAACGATTCACTACGAGGTAATCTGTATGCTGGCCCACCGGGTGCCGCGTGTGTATGTACGCGAAGGCGCTGCTCCTAACCTGGTGAACCCCTTGCTGCAGACCTAA
- a CDS encoding CopG family ribbon-helix-helix protein, whose translation MANLQNTKRIMISLPDHLLQEVDGIVQLENSNRSELIRQAMKLYLSERRKRTIRDSMQRGYMEMAKINLTMACEAFLAEEDADSTLGRLVSGV comes from the coding sequence GTGGCCAATTTGCAGAACACCAAAAGAATCATGATCAGCTTGCCCGATCATCTCTTGCAGGAAGTGGATGGGATCGTCCAATTGGAGAACTCCAACCGGAGTGAATTGATCAGGCAGGCCATGAAGCTGTATCTGAGCGAACGGAGGAAACGGACCATCCGCGATTCGATGCAGCGTGGCTATATGGAAATGGCTAAAATCAATTTGACCATGGCATGCGAGGCGTTTCTCGCGGAGGAAGATGCAGACAGTACTCTTGGCCGCTTAGTAAGCGGGGTGTAG
- a CDS encoding type II toxin-antitoxin system PemK/MazF family toxin: MIVKRGDVFFADLSPVVGSEQGGVRPVLVIQNDIGNRFSPTVIVAAITAQIQKAKLPTHVEIDAAAHGFDRDSVILLEQVRTIDKQRLTDKITHLDDETMKLVDDSLQISLGLIDF; this comes from the coding sequence TTGATCGTTAAACGCGGCGACGTTTTTTTTGCCGACCTTTCGCCGGTGGTGGGTTCAGAACAAGGCGGAGTACGGCCGGTACTGGTCATTCAGAACGACATTGGCAATCGCTTCAGCCCGACAGTCATTGTGGCAGCCATCACTGCCCAGATTCAGAAGGCTAAACTGCCGACGCATGTAGAAATTGATGCGGCTGCTCACGGCTTTGACAGGGACTCCGTCATACTGCTGGAGCAGGTTCGGACAATTGACAAACAACGCTTAACTGATAAGATCACCCATCTGGACGATGAAACAATGAAGCTGGTGGATGATTCGCTGCAAATCAGCCTGGGACTGATTGATTTCTGA
- a CDS encoding ABC transporter substrate-binding protein: MVSSGRVEDLTSMYDSDPDWAKTLVQNQLKSFTFDDKIYGVPFTMDGKVFFYNKKIFNELGLEKPKTWDEFIALLDKLKSSGYDTPIIEGLQDSWAVGHYLGTMNQRMLSPEVLATDYAVGTGQFTDPGYLQVLKYWQKLSSYMGPNATSVNHEATRNMFIAGEVPIHYLQFAELGYLKDKPDLEFDYFNFPQFSEGKGNAEGLTGAPEGFMISKETANKELAEKFVKFIVSPENAAKFQQDVGSMTTVIGAATKENSPPGTLEAIEVIQKAAETTPWLDNAMDASVADAFMRGGQAIAADIETPENVLKEVQTAAAKLQAVKK, translated from the coding sequence CTGGTCTCCTCCGGCAGAGTTGAAGATCTTACTTCTATGTACGACTCTGATCCGGACTGGGCAAAAACCCTGGTTCAGAATCAGCTGAAATCCTTCACTTTTGATGACAAAATATATGGTGTGCCTTTTACCATGGATGGAAAGGTCTTCTTTTATAATAAGAAAATATTCAACGAGCTGGGTCTGGAAAAACCAAAGACCTGGGACGAGTTCATAGCCCTGCTGGACAAGCTTAAGTCTTCCGGCTACGACACGCCGATTATCGAAGGCCTCCAGGATTCCTGGGCCGTGGGGCACTACCTGGGCACAATGAATCAGCGGATGCTGAGTCCGGAGGTGCTGGCAACTGACTATGCAGTAGGTACAGGCCAGTTTACCGATCCGGGATATCTACAGGTACTGAAGTATTGGCAGAAATTATCTTCATATATGGGGCCAAACGCGACTTCCGTCAACCATGAAGCGACGAGAAATATGTTCATCGCCGGAGAAGTACCGATCCATTATTTGCAGTTTGCCGAGCTGGGTTATCTGAAAGATAAACCCGATCTTGAGTTTGATTATTTTAACTTCCCGCAGTTCTCCGAAGGTAAAGGGAATGCCGAAGGTCTGACAGGTGCACCTGAAGGATTCATGATCAGCAAGGAAACAGCCAATAAAGAGCTTGCCGAGAAATTTGTAAAGTTCATTGTCTCTCCTGAGAATGCAGCGAAGTTTCAGCAGGATGTAGGTTCTATGACAACTGTAATTGGTGCGGCTACGAAGGAGAATTCCCCGCCGGGAACCCTGGAAGCGATCGAAGTGATCCAGAAGGCGGCAGAAACCACCCCTTGGCTTGATAATGCGATGGATGCCAGCGTAGCCGATGCCTTTATGCGTGGAGGCCAAGCCATTGCTGCGGATATCGAGACTCCTGAAAATGTGCTCAAAGAAGTGCAAACCGCAGCGGCGAAGCTTCAAGCAGTCAAAAAGTAG